Proteins co-encoded in one Flavobacterium fluviale genomic window:
- a CDS encoding NAD(P)H-hydrate dehydratase, translated as MKSSYLITKEEILKLYKQIDSKAHKGTQGHAVIIAGSYGKIGAAVLASKSCLKTGCGLVTTFVPKCGYQILQISIPEVMVATDENVNFITNIHLPLIPKAVGFGPGIGKELGTQKALFEFLRVNKAPLVLDADALNIISENLSWLELVPEDTILTPHPKELERLIGKWNSESEKFQKTIAFSEKYKVIIVMKGAPTFIINRTSVYENTTGNAALATAGSGDTLTGILTSLLAQGYEPKYASKLGVYLHGLTADLALPKTGYESFIASDIIENLGKAFLELQK; from the coding sequence ATGAAATCATCGTATTTAATTACAAAAGAAGAAATTCTGAAGTTATACAAACAAATAGATTCCAAAGCACATAAAGGAACACAAGGTCATGCGGTGATTATTGCCGGAAGTTATGGCAAAATAGGAGCAGCGGTTTTAGCTTCAAAATCCTGCCTAAAAACAGGCTGCGGACTCGTAACGACTTTTGTACCCAAATGCGGTTATCAAATTTTGCAGATTTCAATTCCAGAAGTGATGGTTGCAACCGATGAAAACGTTAATTTTATAACCAATATTCATCTGCCATTAATTCCGAAAGCAGTTGGATTCGGCCCAGGAATAGGCAAGGAACTCGGAACGCAAAAAGCTTTATTTGAGTTTTTAAGAGTCAATAAAGCGCCTTTAGTTTTAGATGCCGATGCATTGAATATCATTTCAGAAAATTTATCATGGTTAGAATTAGTTCCAGAAGACACGATTCTAACACCTCATCCAAAAGAATTAGAACGTTTGATTGGAAAATGGAATTCAGAATCGGAAAAATTTCAAAAAACGATTGCTTTTTCAGAAAAATACAAAGTCATTATCGTAATGAAAGGCGCGCCAACATTTATTATCAATAGAACTTCTGTCTACGAAAACACAACTGGCAACGCAGCACTAGCAACAGCAGGAAGCGGCGACACACTTACAGGAATCCTTACAAGTCTGCTTGCGCAAGGTTACGAACCCAAATACGCTTCAAAACTTGGAGTTTATCTTCATGGCTTAACAGCAGATCTTGCCTTACCTAAAACAGGTTATGAATCTTTTATAGCCTCAGATATTATTGAGAATTTAGGGAAAGCTTTTTTGGAGTTGCAAAAGTAG
- a CDS encoding HipA family kinase gives MKNNFDLRTVNVMRYITPLREGGSLPALAEADDDFKYVLKFRGAGHGVKALIAELVGGQIAKALKLQLPELVFANLDEAFGRTEADEEIQDLLQGSQGLNLALHFLSGSITFDPAVTTVDAKLASQIVWLDAYITNVDRTFKNTNMLIWHKELWLIDHGACLYFHHSWNNWEQHAKSPFALIKDHVLLPQATLLKEVDAEFKAILIPEILEEIVNTIPVDWLQWEDTDETPEGLRNVYLQFLKTRLENSEIFVNQAQNAR, from the coding sequence ATGAAAAACAACTTCGATCTCAGAACGGTAAACGTCATGCGATATATAACGCCGCTGCGCGAAGGCGGTTCTTTACCCGCTTTGGCAGAAGCCGATGACGATTTTAAATACGTATTAAAATTCAGGGGTGCCGGACACGGCGTAAAAGCCCTTATAGCCGAATTAGTAGGCGGACAAATAGCAAAAGCTTTAAAATTGCAGCTTCCAGAATTAGTATTTGCAAATCTCGATGAAGCCTTTGGAAGAACAGAAGCCGATGAAGAAATTCAGGATTTGCTACAGGGAAGTCAGGGCTTAAATCTGGCACTCCATTTTTTATCTGGATCCATAACTTTTGATCCTGCTGTAACAACTGTCGATGCTAAATTAGCCTCGCAGATTGTATGGCTGGATGCCTATATCACTAATGTCGACAGAACTTTCAAAAATACCAATATGCTGATCTGGCATAAAGAATTATGGCTGATCGATCATGGAGCATGTTTATATTTTCATCATTCCTGGAACAATTGGGAACAACATGCTAAAAGTCCGTTTGCGTTGATCAAAGATCACGTTTTACTGCCTCAGGCTACGCTTTTAAAAGAAGTCGATGCCGAGTTTAAAGCAATTCTAATACCAGAAATTTTAGAAGAAATTGTCAATACAATTCCAGTTGACTGGCTGCAATGGGAAGATACGGATGAAACACCAGAAGGACTGCGAAATGTATATTTACAGTTTTTAAAGACAAGATTAGAGAATTCAGAAATATTTGTAAATCAGGCTCAGAATGCAAGATAA
- a CDS encoding DUF3037 domain-containing protein, with protein sequence MQDNHLYEYAVIRVVPRVEREEFLNIGIILFCKKAKYIKVLFHLNKEKIQALSADFDIEQLECNLTSLEKITNGAKDGGPIAEFEIPERFRWLTAIRSSAIQTSRPHPGLCQDLEKTIQRLFEELVL encoded by the coding sequence ATGCAAGATAATCACTTATACGAATATGCTGTAATTCGTGTTGTGCCAAGGGTAGAGCGCGAAGAATTCCTGAATATCGGAATCATTTTGTTTTGTAAAAAAGCCAAATATATAAAAGTACTTTTCCATCTCAATAAAGAAAAAATCCAAGCCCTTTCTGCCGATTTTGATATTGAACAATTAGAATGCAATCTGACCTCATTAGAAAAAATTACAAACGGAGCCAAAGACGGCGGTCCAATTGCCGAATTTGAAATTCCAGAACGTTTTAGATGGTTAACCGCGATTAGAAGTTCGGCAATTCAAACCTCAAGACCTCATCCGGGTTTGTGTCAGGATTTGGAAAAAACGATTCAGCGATTATTTGAAGAGCTCGTGTTGTAA
- a CDS encoding pectate lyase family protein: MKLKSTLSMFLLTLIFGFTACNSEEIASTSTEASTETTIEAVTSTPTAKIGNCAEVPGWASQNGGTTGGGSSAETTVTTYAQLKSAIENTSVKVIKVSGTITITTRLSFQDQTGKTIYGANGAKLVSTNQTKDASGIINIKRCKNIIIRNLIFEGPGAYDTDGWDNAILDECTNVWVDHCEFRDGVDGNFDIKNKSDYISVTYSKFHYLKPPKAGGSGGSDDHRYSNLIGSSDGATGDRGKLRITFARCWWAPGCKERMPRVRFGKVHLVNNFFNSTVSNKCVAAGFEANIRVESNVFEGVKTPIDLMSGFTAVTASDNVFTNTTGNQAGSGTAFTPPYSIVKLAKTAVKADISANAGATLGGNVCGSF, encoded by the coding sequence ATGAAATTAAAATCAACACTTTCAATGTTTCTACTAACATTGATTTTCGGATTTACAGCCTGTAATTCTGAAGAAATTGCTTCAACAAGCACAGAGGCAAGTACTGAAACAACAATCGAGGCCGTAACTAGCACTCCAACAGCAAAGATTGGAAACTGCGCTGAGGTTCCTGGATGGGCATCGCAAAACGGAGGCACAACCGGCGGAGGATCATCTGCTGAAACAACTGTAACGACCTATGCACAGTTGAAATCGGCTATTGAAAATACTTCGGTTAAAGTGATCAAAGTTTCTGGAACTATTACGATTACAACAAGATTGTCTTTCCAAGACCAGACTGGAAAAACGATTTACGGAGCAAATGGTGCAAAATTAGTTTCGACTAATCAAACTAAAGATGCTTCTGGAATTATCAACATTAAAAGATGCAAGAACATCATCATTAGAAATCTAATTTTTGAAGGTCCTGGCGCTTACGATACTGACGGATGGGATAATGCCATCTTAGATGAATGTACCAATGTATGGGTTGACCACTGCGAATTTAGAGATGGTGTTGACGGAAACTTTGACATCAAAAACAAATCAGATTATATTTCGGTTACGTATTCTAAATTCCATTATTTAAAACCCCCAAAAGCAGGAGGTTCTGGAGGATCAGACGATCACAGATATTCTAACTTAATCGGTTCTAGCGACGGTGCAACTGGCGACCGTGGAAAGTTGAGAATCACTTTTGCAAGATGCTGGTGGGCTCCAGGCTGTAAAGAAAGAATGCCAAGAGTTCGTTTTGGAAAGGTACATTTGGTAAACAATTTCTTTAACAGTACAGTAAGCAACAAATGCGTTGCAGCTGGTTTTGAAGCAAATATTCGCGTAGAAAGTAATGTTTTTGAAGGTGTAAAAACTCCAATCGATTTAATGAGTGGATTTACTGCCGTAACTGCAAGTGATAATGTTTTTACTAATACAACAGGAAATCAAGCAGGAAGTGGTACAGCATTTACACCGCCATATTCTATTGTAAAATTGGCAAAAACAGCTGTTAAAGCTGATATTTCAGCAAATGCAGGAGCAACTTTGGGCGGTAATGTCTGCGGTTCATTTTAA
- a CDS encoding Crp/Fnr family transcriptional regulator has product MYNLLRKNIERKVPLTDEEWNIIVSKAELIKLKKNQFLQTQDSNNSYEGFILKGSFKTYILNENGTETVIFFSFENEWMCDLESFYHQKPTTYNIKAIEDSEILVISKVKKAQLFEEVPKIMQFHVLMIERANVAIQQRLLDVLNKTSKQRYLDFKDRYPQKVQSINNKNLSSYLGVSHEFLSKIKRKVS; this is encoded by the coding sequence ATGTACAACCTACTACGAAAAAACATTGAGAGAAAAGTTCCGCTCACTGATGAGGAATGGAACATTATTGTTTCAAAAGCAGAGCTAATTAAACTCAAAAAAAATCAGTTTTTGCAAACTCAGGATTCCAACAACAGTTATGAAGGATTTATTTTAAAAGGCTCCTTTAAAACCTACATCTTAAATGAAAATGGAACAGAAACCGTAATTTTCTTTTCTTTTGAAAACGAATGGATGTGTGATCTCGAAAGTTTTTACCATCAAAAACCTACCACTTACAACATTAAAGCTATTGAAGACAGCGAAATTTTAGTAATCAGTAAAGTCAAGAAAGCACAATTGTTTGAAGAAGTGCCAAAAATCATGCAGTTCCATGTTCTAATGATCGAACGGGCAAATGTAGCAATTCAGCAAAGACTTTTAGATGTTTTGAATAAAACCTCAAAGCAGCGGTATCTGGATTTTAAAGACCGCTATCCGCAAAAAGTACAAAGTATTAACAATAAGAATTTGTCATCTTATTTGGGAGTTTCACATGAATTTCTCTCAAAGATTAAAAGAAAGGTATCTTAG
- a CDS encoding GNAT family N-acetyltransferase has translation MITKALLEDIPALTTLINSAYRGETSKKGWTTEAHLLEGKRTDEAEMTEIFLDPKNTILKFTENDKIIGSVLLVEKGHQLYLGMLTVSPELQNSGIGKKLLAEAENQAKTLGLSSIIMTVISVREELVAWYKRRGYVDTGEREAFPESEIHVTISDVPLEFIYLEKSI, from the coding sequence ATGATTACAAAAGCATTACTTGAAGATATTCCCGCATTAACAACCTTAATCAATTCAGCTTACAGAGGAGAAACTTCTAAAAAAGGCTGGACAACCGAAGCGCATTTATTAGAAGGAAAAAGAACCGACGAAGCCGAAATGACCGAAATCTTTCTCGATCCAAAAAATACGATTCTGAAATTTACTGAAAATGACAAGATTATTGGTTCGGTTTTATTGGTTGAAAAAGGACATCAATTGTATTTAGGAATGCTTACGGTTTCGCCAGAACTTCAGAACAGCGGCATCGGAAAAAAGCTTTTGGCAGAAGCCGAAAATCAGGCTAAAACTTTAGGATTGTCGAGTATTATTATGACTGTTATTTCGGTTCGTGAAGAACTTGTGGCTTGGTACAAACGTCGCGGTTATGTTGATACAGGCGAAAGAGAAGCTTTTCCTGAAAGTGAAATTCACGTTACGATTTCTGACGTGCCTTTGGAGTTTATCTATTTGGAGAAAAGCATTTAA
- a CDS encoding DUF4238 domain-containing protein has product MKQPIDQNQHIIPQVYLKQFGYVLNNQYKVSVLKIGEKFTRQKSIKSFLAQTNIFDIKSDNPEIGRLFESLNCDIENVYLEIINDLETENKLSEKSQAILLQLIPNFIARSNEWRSNLLFLLNSDAKENVLKMICAHRAESLEELIQKDFYRVMADNPSDDIINRALLFFQEYLLRRIGNYEIVILKSQEGKPWFTTDNPIVLENRTRKFEFMTKESEVYFPLNPDYLIYLHFKDSDDKTNELRSLQSNMIHLVSDEQNFDLQQKIMRNAHEYVIIDGEFKYRIGEEIIEDEEI; this is encoded by the coding sequence ATGAAGCAACCAATAGATCAAAATCAGCATATAATTCCCCAAGTTTATTTAAAACAGTTTGGTTATGTTTTAAATAATCAGTACAAAGTTTCCGTTTTAAAAATCGGAGAAAAATTTACTCGCCAAAAAAGTATAAAAAGTTTTTTAGCCCAAACTAATATTTTCGACATAAAAAGCGATAATCCAGAAATTGGACGATTATTTGAAAGTTTAAATTGTGACATTGAGAATGTTTACTTGGAAATTATTAATGATCTTGAAACAGAAAATAAATTAAGTGAAAAATCACAGGCAATTTTATTACAATTAATTCCAAATTTTATCGCACGTTCCAATGAATGGCGTTCAAACTTGCTATTTTTATTAAACTCAGACGCGAAAGAAAATGTTTTAAAAATGATCTGTGCTCATAGAGCGGAAAGTCTAGAAGAATTAATTCAAAAAGACTTTTATAGAGTAATGGCAGATAATCCTTCAGATGATATTATAAATAGAGCTCTATTATTTTTTCAAGAATATTTATTGCGTAGAATAGGGAACTATGAAATTGTAATTCTAAAATCTCAAGAAGGAAAGCCGTGGTTCACAACTGACAATCCAATAGTTTTAGAAAACAGAACTAGAAAATTTGAATTTATGACAAAAGAAAGTGAAGTTTATTTCCCCTTAAATCCTGATTATTTAATTTATTTACATTTTAAGGATTCTGATGATAAAACAAACGAATTAAGAAGTTTACAATCCAATATGATTCATCTTGTCAGTGATGAACAAAATTTTGATTTGCAACAGAAAATAATGCGAAATGCTCATGAATATGTAATTATTGACGGTGAGTTTAAATATCGTATAGGTGAAGAAATTATAGAAGATGAAGAAATATGA
- the thrC gene encoding threonine synthase, with amino-acid sequence MKYYSLNHNAPKVSFQEAVIQGLASDKGLYFPESITALDPSFFDKIESLSHEEIAFEAIKQFVGDEIPAEKLKEIIAETLVFDFPVVKVEDGIYSLELFHGPTMAFKDVGARFMSRCLGYFNKDKKDAKNTVLVATSGDTGGAVASGFLGVEGVDVVILYPSGKVSDIQEKQLTTLGQNIKALEVDGVFDDCQDMVKKAFLDETLAHKNLTSANSINIARWLPQMFYFFFAYKALKSQNKPLVFSCPSGNFGNICAGIMAKKLGLPIEHFVASTNVNDTVPRFLENGKYDPKPSKATISNAMDVGNPSNFIRIQELYNNDLKAFEKDFSSYSYTDEETLEALKKIYNTDGYIAEPHGAVGYLGLKKELQKYPNAIGIFLETAHPIKFLDVVEPALGITLPIPAQIESVINEDKVSVKIGTYEELKDFLG; translated from the coding sequence ATGAAATACTACAGTTTAAACCACAATGCCCCAAAAGTTTCTTTTCAAGAAGCTGTTATACAAGGATTAGCGAGCGATAAAGGATTATATTTCCCAGAAAGCATCACGGCTTTAGATCCTTCATTTTTTGATAAAATTGAAAGTTTAAGCCACGAAGAAATTGCCTTTGAAGCGATTAAACAATTCGTAGGCGATGAAATACCTGCTGAAAAACTAAAAGAAATTATTGCCGAAACTTTAGTTTTTGATTTTCCTGTTGTGAAAGTCGAAGACGGAATCTATTCGTTAGAATTATTTCACGGGCCAACAATGGCTTTTAAAGACGTTGGAGCCCGTTTTATGTCTCGTTGTTTGGGTTATTTCAATAAAGACAAAAAAGATGCTAAAAACACGGTTTTAGTAGCGACTTCTGGAGATACGGGCGGAGCCGTTGCAAGCGGATTTCTTGGCGTTGAGGGCGTTGATGTTGTCATTTTATATCCATCTGGAAAAGTGAGCGATATTCAGGAAAAACAATTGACGACTTTAGGGCAGAATATCAAAGCACTTGAAGTTGACGGTGTTTTTGACGATTGTCAGGATATGGTGAAAAAGGCATTTTTAGACGAAACTTTAGCGCATAAAAACCTGACTTCTGCAAACTCGATTAATATTGCGCGCTGGTTACCGCAGATGTTTTATTTCTTCTTTGCTTACAAAGCGTTGAAAAGCCAAAACAAACCTTTAGTTTTCTCTTGCCCAAGCGGCAACTTCGGGAATATCTGCGCCGGAATTATGGCAAAGAAATTAGGTTTGCCAATTGAACATTTCGTTGCTTCTACAAACGTAAACGACACGGTGCCAAGATTCTTAGAAAACGGAAAATACGATCCGAAACCTTCTAAAGCCACAATTTCTAACGCCATGGACGTTGGAAACCCAAGTAACTTTATTAGAATTCAGGAATTGTACAATAACGATTTAAAAGCTTTCGAAAAAGATTTCTCTTCTTACAGTTATACTGATGAAGAAACGCTTGAAGCGCTAAAGAAAATTTACAATACAGACGGTTACATTGCAGAACCACACGGCGCTGTTGGATATTTAGGTTTGAAAAAAGAACTTCAAAAATATCCTAACGCAATTGGTATTTTCTTAGAAACCGCTCACCCAATTAAATTTTTAGATGTTGTTGAACCGGCGCTAGGAATTACACTTCCGATTCCTGCTCAAATTGAGAGTGTTATTAATGAGGATAAAGTAAGTGTGAAGATTGGAACTTATGAGGAGTTGAAGGATTTCTTGGGGTAA
- a CDS encoding homoserine kinase, giving the protein MEIKLFCPATIANLSCGFDVLGLCLDNAGDEMIVRKVDQKGVRITKIVGADLPLETEKNVSGVAALAMLETLDELDFGFEIEIYKNIKAGSGIGSSAASSAGAVFGINELLGRPYSRKDLVQFAMQGEKLASGNAHADNVAPALLGGFTLVRSYAPLDIIRIDSPEELYATVVHPQIELKTSDARSVLKQNVSLKSAIMQWGNVGGLIAGLYTKDYELIGRSLHDEIVEPLRSVLIPGFDLIKQTAYENGALGSGISGSGPSIFALSRGKETADQIAKAMSEVYEKMNLPYEIHVSKINPDGVRIL; this is encoded by the coding sequence ATGGAAATTAAACTATTCTGTCCCGCTACAATTGCAAACCTCTCATGCGGATTTGACGTACTCGGACTTTGCTTAGACAATGCGGGCGATGAAATGATTGTTCGAAAAGTAGATCAAAAAGGAGTTCGAATCACAAAAATTGTGGGTGCCGATTTGCCTTTGGAAACCGAGAAAAACGTTTCTGGAGTTGCAGCCTTGGCCATGCTTGAAACTTTAGACGAACTAGATTTCGGATTTGAAATTGAAATTTACAAAAACATAAAAGCCGGAAGCGGCATCGGAAGCAGCGCTGCAAGTTCTGCTGGAGCGGTTTTCGGAATTAATGAATTATTAGGAAGACCTTATTCTCGTAAAGATTTGGTTCAGTTTGCCATGCAGGGTGAAAAATTAGCCAGCGGAAACGCGCATGCCGACAACGTTGCTCCTGCCCTTTTAGGCGGATTTACTTTGGTAAGAAGTTATGCGCCGCTTGATATTATCAGAATTGACAGTCCAGAGGAATTGTATGCAACGGTGGTTCACCCGCAGATTGAATTGAAGACTTCGGATGCACGTTCGGTTTTAAAACAAAATGTTTCCCTAAAAAGCGCCATTATGCAATGGGGAAATGTAGGCGGACTTATAGCAGGTTTATACACCAAAGATTACGAATTGATCGGAAGATCGCTTCATGACGAAATCGTAGAACCTTTAAGAAGTGTTTTAATTCCGGGTTTCGATTTAATCAAACAAACGGCTTATGAAAACGGCGCTTTAGGTTCTGGAATTTCAGGTTCTGGCCCATCAATTTTCGCATTAAGCAGAGGAAAAGAAACCGCAGACCAAATCGCAAAAGCCATGAGCGAAGTTTACGAAAAAATGAATTTACCCTATGAAATTCACGTTTCGAAGATTAATCCTGATGGTGTCCGCATTTTGTAA
- the thrA gene encoding bifunctional aspartate kinase/homoserine dehydrogenase I: MKVLKFGGTSVANAQNIKLVLEIINQKAKNERLVVVVSALSKVTDLLQSAAAKAAANDEDFRNIVAEIEKKHLDTLKELIPVSEQSSLLSHVKRIINHLETLLDGCFLLGELSPRTADTILSFGELLSSYIIAQAYQQVDKNAAYKDSRELIKTNADFGKAVVNFEVSNKLIQEYFASNESNINILPGFIAQTLDGITSTLGRGGSDYTAAIIAGALDADQLEIWTDVNGMFTANPKIVKQAQPIANISYQEAMELSHFGAKVLYPPTIQPVLRKNIPILIKNTFEPEAEGTLISDRVLTKDTVVKGISHIDHISLLTLEGPGMIGVAGSSRRLFEVLSQEKINVIFITQASSEHSICIGILNSDADNAEAAINRAFEIEISQNKIDPCYVEKDLCIIALVGENMKNHQGLSGRMFSTLGKNNVNIRAIAQGASERNISTVINERDVKKALNTLHENFFEENTKQLNLFVMGVGNVGEKFIEQIHSQKKFLKDNLKINVRVIALSNSRKMLFDEDGISLKEWQSALDNGETANAADFIARAKELNLRNSIFVDITANASVSETYEQFLKQSMAVVTCNKIACSSAYDNYKKLKSLSRQYNAPFLFETNVGAGLPIIDTVKNLIASGDKVHKIQAVLSGSLNFIFNNFDKNNSFHDVVKEAGLQGFTEPDPKIDLSGIDVARKILILIRESGYEMDIDAIANESFLPADCLATTNNEDFFASLIKHASHFEGIYNEALAKDSRLKYVAQFENGKASVGLQFIPKDHPFYNLEGKDNIVLFYTDRYVDQPLLIKGAGAGAAVTASGIFADVIRIGNN, encoded by the coding sequence ATGAAAGTATTAAAATTTGGCGGAACTTCGGTTGCCAATGCTCAAAATATAAAACTCGTTCTCGAAATAATAAATCAAAAAGCTAAAAACGAAAGACTAGTCGTTGTAGTTTCTGCCCTTAGCAAAGTAACCGATTTACTGCAGTCAGCTGCCGCAAAAGCCGCTGCAAATGATGAAGATTTTAGAAATATTGTTGCAGAAATTGAGAAAAAACATCTTGACACACTTAAAGAACTTATTCCGGTAAGTGAACAAAGCAGTCTGCTAAGCCACGTAAAAAGAATTATCAATCACTTAGAAACACTTTTAGATGGTTGTTTTTTATTGGGCGAATTATCTCCAAGAACTGCTGACACTATTTTAAGTTTTGGTGAATTACTTTCGTCCTATATAATTGCTCAGGCTTATCAGCAAGTTGACAAAAATGCAGCTTACAAAGACAGCCGTGAGTTAATAAAAACAAATGCCGATTTCGGAAAAGCAGTTGTTAACTTCGAAGTTTCTAATAAACTGATTCAGGAATATTTTGCATCGAATGAATCAAATATCAATATTTTACCTGGTTTTATTGCACAGACTTTAGACGGAATTACTTCCACTTTAGGGCGTGGCGGATCTGATTATACTGCCGCAATTATCGCGGGAGCATTAGACGCGGACCAATTGGAAATCTGGACTGATGTAAACGGAATGTTTACTGCAAATCCAAAAATTGTAAAGCAGGCACAGCCAATTGCAAACATTTCTTATCAAGAAGCGATGGAATTATCGCATTTTGGTGCTAAAGTTTTGTATCCGCCAACAATTCAGCCGGTTTTAAGAAAAAACATTCCGATTCTGATCAAAAATACATTTGAACCAGAAGCAGAAGGAACTTTAATTTCAGATCGTGTTTTAACAAAAGACACCGTTGTAAAAGGAATCAGCCATATTGATCATATTTCACTTCTAACTCTCGAAGGTCCTGGAATGATTGGAGTTGCAGGTTCATCAAGACGTTTATTTGAAGTATTGTCTCAGGAAAAAATCAACGTCATTTTTATTACTCAGGCATCTTCTGAGCACTCTATTTGTATCGGAATTTTAAATTCGGATGCTGATAATGCCGAAGCTGCGATTAACAGAGCTTTTGAAATCGAAATTTCGCAGAACAAAATCGATCCTTGTTACGTAGAAAAAGACCTTTGCATTATTGCTTTGGTGGGCGAAAACATGAAAAACCACCAAGGTTTAAGCGGCAGAATGTTCAGTACTTTAGGAAAAAACAACGTAAACATTCGTGCCATTGCGCAAGGTGCTTCTGAAAGAAATATCTCAACTGTAATTAACGAAAGAGACGTTAAAAAAGCATTGAATACATTGCATGAAAACTTCTTTGAAGAAAACACCAAACAGCTGAACCTATTTGTAATGGGAGTTGGAAATGTGGGTGAAAAATTCATCGAACAAATTCACAGCCAGAAGAAATTCTTAAAAGATAATTTGAAGATTAATGTCCGCGTAATTGCATTATCAAATTCAAGAAAAATGCTTTTTGATGAAGACGGAATTTCATTAAAGGAATGGCAGTCGGCTTTAGATAACGGCGAAACTGCAAACGCAGCAGATTTTATCGCTCGTGCGAAAGAACTAAATTTACGTAACAGTATTTTTGTGGATATTACAGCAAACGCAAGCGTTTCTGAAACCTACGAGCAATTCCTAAAACAAAGTATGGCGGTTGTAACCTGCAACAAAATTGCGTGTTCATCTGCTTACGATAATTATAAAAAATTAAAAAGCTTATCTCGCCAGTATAACGCTCCGTTTTTGTTTGAAACGAATGTTGGTGCGGGATTGCCAATTATAGACACCGTAAAAAACTTAATTGCTTCTGGCGATAAAGTGCATAAAATTCAGGCCGTTTTATCGGGAAGTTTGAACTTTATTTTCAACAATTTCGATAAAAACAATTCTTTCCACGATGTGGTAAAAGAAGCTGGACTTCAAGGCTTCACTGAACCAGATCCAAAAATTGACTTAAGCGGAATCGACGTAGCGCGTAAAATCCTGATTTTGATTCGCGAAAGCGGTTACGAAATGGATATTGACGCCATCGCAAACGAATCATTTTTGCCAGCAGATTGTTTAGCAACAACAAACAACGAAGATTTCTTTGCATCGTTAATCAAACACGCTTCTCATTTTGAAGGTATTTACAACGAAGCTCTAGCCAAAGATTCAAGATTGAAATATGTCGCACAATTCGAAAACGGAAAAGCAAGTGTTGGTCTGCAGTTCATTCCAAAAGATCATCCTTTCTACAATCTGGAAGGAAAAGATAATATTGTACTTTTCTACACAGATCGTTACGTAGATCAGCCATTATTGATAAAAGGAGCCGGTGCCGGTGCTGCAGTTACCGCTTCAGGAATTTTTGCAGATGTCATTAGAATAGGTAATAATTAG